The window GCCGTTCTCATCGGCGACTTCGACTCGGCCTGGTTCGAGGGCGTCTTCTGGACCGACATCGGCTACGAGAGCTTCCCCTGCGACCTCTTCCTGATGGACCTTGACGGCCACTGGTCCGAAAAAGGCTCCCAGGATGGCGGATTCAACGGTATCTACGACATCCACACCGACGGCTCGGGCGACATGGAGCCCGACATCTACTTCGGCCGCGTGCCCGCCCACAACCTCAACCTCTGCGGCGACGAGGCCACGCTGGTGAACGCCTGGTTCGAGCGCGACCACGATTACCGCACCGGGGACTGGCCGCTGGACGACAACTCGATGACCTACGTGGATTACGACTGGGCGCCCTGGGGCGAAGCCTGGAGCGCCTACGTGGGCTACGTTTACCCGGACAACGAGACCAACGTCTGGCCCGACGTCACCGCCCAGGGTTACATGGACCGGCTCAACGACGTCACCTACGAGCACATCCTCATGTGTTGTCACTCCTCGTGGTCGTTCCACTCCTTCCACACCGGCGGGAGCGTGACCAACGCCTACGTCAACTACACCAACCACCAGTGGGCGGTTCACAACCTCTTCGCTTGCTCGAACGCCCGCTACACCGAAGACAACAACATGGGCGGCGTCTACACTCTGGACCCTGACTCGAAGGGACTCATCTCCATCGGCTCGACCAAGACCGGCTCCATGCTCGAATTCCAGGTGTTCTACGACGCCGTGCGGGACGGCATGACCTGGGGTGAAGCCTTCACCCACTGGATGGGCGAGGTCGCCGAGGGCGAGTACGGCGGCTGGACGCAGCAGGACGCCCGCGGCTGGTTCTACGGCATGACCCTCATCGGCGATCCCACCCTCAAGCCCGACGTCATATCGCCCGTCGAGGTCGTCAGCTTCCGGGCTGATCCCATTGACGGCGGAGCCCTGGTCAGTTGGGCGGTGTCCAGGCCCGAGGAGGCCGCCGGCTACAATCTCTACCGTCTCTCCGGGGATGGGGAGAGCCGGGAAAGGCTCAACGAGAACCTCTTCTCCGGCGACGGACCCTGGCGTTATCTCGACACCGGGGCCGACACCGGCCGCGTGGCCTATCTCCTCGAGGTGGTCGAACCCGGCGGGGGCAGCCGGTTCTACGGTCCGGCCGAGTGCGAGATCTACGGCCGCGACATCGCCCACACCCGCCTGTTGGGCACCTACCCCAACCCGGCCGGGGGGCTGGCCGCGGTGAGCTTCGAGCTGGCCGCCGCCGACGCGGGTGACGTGAGCGTCGTCGTTTACGACACAGCCGGGCGCCGGGTGATGACCGTCCACTCCGGCACCCTCCCCGCCGGACGCCACGTCCTGGGATTCGATGCCTCGAGCCTGGCCGGCGGCGTGTACCTCCTCAAGCTCGAGACCGCCTCCGCGGTCCGGACGACCCGTCTGGTCGTGGTGCGGTAGTTTTCCCGATACGGGAAGGGACCGTCGCAGACGGTCCCTTTTTTTACGGTATCAACTGTTACCGACCCTCGAAAGAAGGTCTTTTCGCCCCGCAGAGCGGTGATGTGACCCGTCCCGGTTCCGCGACGTCGAATGACGGTCGTCCCGACGGCGCAGGAGAGGATCAGAACTCGATCGGCTTCACGAAGCGGCCGTCGGAGTAAAAAACCTCGCCGTCGGCGGTGTAGCTCCCCCCGGTCCGCAGGTCGCAGAGCATGTCCCAGTGGAGAGTGCTCTGGTTGATCCCCCCGGAACCGGGCAGCGACTGGCCGATGGCGAAGTGGCAGGTGCCGCCTATCTTCTCGTCGAAGAGCATGTTCCTGGTGAACCGGGTGATGCCGTAGTTGGTGCCGATGGCCGCCTCGCCCACCCGCCGCGAGCCCTCGTCGGTGTCCAGGAGCGTCTGCAGCAACTCCTCGCCCCGGTCGGCGGAGGCGTCCACCACCCGGCCGTCCTTGAATTCCAGCCGGATCCCCTCGATCTCCTTCCCCATGAAGATGCCCGGGAAGCTGAAGGTGATGCGGCCCGAGACCGAATCCTCGACGGGCCCGGTGAAAACCTCGCCGTCGGGCATGTTGTTCTTCCCGCAGCAGTTGATCCAGACGCGGCCCTCGGCGCAGTACGAAAGATCGGTGCCCGCCGCCGTCACGCGGAAATCCTTCTTCGTCGCGAGGTAGGCGCAGATTTTTTCCTGTTTGTGTTCCACATCGCGCCAGGCCTTCACCGGGTCGGGCTCGGTCAGGAGGCAGGCGCCCAGGACGAAGGCGTGGTACTCGTCCAGGCTCATGTTGGCCTCCTGGGCCGCGGCGTGGGTGGGGAACTGGCACATGCTCCACCGGAGCTCCCCCTGGACCTCGCGCTCGAAGTACCGCTGGACGATCTTGCTGTGGGCCTGCTGGTTCAGCCTCATCCGTTCCGCCGGGATCCCCGAGAGGGCCTTGGTGTTCTCCGGGCTGCGGACCTGGAGCAGGCGGTCTATATGCTCCACGTCGTTTTTGGTGGAGCTCGCGACGTAGGTGAGCTGGTCGTCCGAGCCCTCCTTGTAGAGGATTTCCGCCAGGCCGTCGAGGCCGATCTGGGTTCTGGGATGGCCGCCGCTGGCCAGAACCTCGCGGTACATCTCGCGCACCAGGGGCGCGGCCAGGTGGGAGCCCGCAATCAGGACCTCGTTCCCCTTCTCCACCTCGAGGGCGTAGTTGACCATGAGCCTGGCGTAGCTCGCGAGTCGCGGGTCGTGCATGGAACTCCTTTTCTGCCGGTCAATAAATCGGGCGTTTGTGCGTTCAATCGCTTTTCGATAGCGGCAGATTCACCTCGAAGACCGCTCCCTTCCCCTCCCGGGGGACGTACCGGATGCCGCCCGAGCAGGTCTGGATCGCCTGGCGGGCCAGAAAGAGGCCGAGGCCCGTCCCGTTGGGTTTTGTGGTGAAGAAGGGCTCGAAGAGCCTTTTTTGGTCTTTCTCCCCCACGCCCGGTCCGTCGTCGGTGATGCGGATGAGCGCCTCGTCCCCCTCGGTGGCGAGAGTGACGTCAATCCGTCCCGCCGCCGCCTCGGAGGCGTTGACGAGGAGGTTGACCAGAGCCTGGCGGAGGGCGTCCGCGTCGCCTTTGACGCAGCAGTCCTCCGGCGTCGCATCCACCGTCAGCGAAAGGTTTCCCAGCCGGGGCCGGATGAGCAGGGCGGCCTCGGCGATGAGCTCCCCGAGCCTCACCCTCCCGCCTTCGGGTCTCCGCCTGCTCCGGCCGAGGAGCCTCTTCACCGCCGCGTCGGCGCGCCCCACCTCCTCGCAGATGACGCGGAAGGTCTCGCGGACTTCCGGCGTGAGCCCCTCCTGCGGGGTGACCTGCACGGTGGTCTTGATCGCGGCCAGGGGGTTCCGGATCTCGTGGGCCACGCCCCCGGCCAGGCGGTTCACCGATTCCAGCTTCTCGATGCGAGACACCCTGTCCCGCAGGCCGACCAGCTCCGCCAGCTCGGCGTTGGCCGAGCCCAGGTCGCGTGTCAGTCGGTCGGC is drawn from bacterium and contains these coding sequences:
- a CDS encoding T9SS type A sorting domain-containing protein, translated to MKRAVPLFLMLIVPVLANPDGIPITRLAEGAPPLETRDEYMARRTPYGEPDFVTVHQSPTGPGDDLYVLVNEDLYPKITAGLDTWVADLEAEGYTVTVATSGVISPEDLRAELQARWALGMDGAVLIGDFDSAWFEGVFWTDIGYESFPCDLFLMDLDGHWSEKGSQDGGFNGIYDIHTDGSGDMEPDIYFGRVPAHNLNLCGDEATLVNAWFERDHDYRTGDWPLDDNSMTYVDYDWAPWGEAWSAYVGYVYPDNETNVWPDVTAQGYMDRLNDVTYEHILMCCHSSWSFHSFHTGGSVTNAYVNYTNHQWAVHNLFACSNARYTEDNNMGGVYTLDPDSKGLISIGSTKTGSMLEFQVFYDAVRDGMTWGEAFTHWMGEVAEGEYGGWTQQDARGWFYGMTLIGDPTLKPDVISPVEVVSFRADPIDGGALVSWAVSRPEEAAGYNLYRLSGDGESRERLNENLFSGDGPWRYLDTGADTGRVAYLLEVVEPGGGSRFYGPAECEIYGRDIAHTRLLGTYPNPAGGLAAVSFELAAADAGDVSVVVYDTAGRRVMTVHSGTLPAGRHVLGFDASSLAGGVYLLKLETASAVRTTRLVVVR
- a CDS encoding aminopeptidase; this translates as MHDPRLASYARLMVNYALEVEKGNEVLIAGSHLAAPLVREMYREVLASGGHPRTQIGLDGLAEILYKEGSDDQLTYVASSTKNDVEHIDRLLQVRSPENTKALSGIPAERMRLNQQAHSKIVQRYFEREVQGELRWSMCQFPTHAAAQEANMSLDEYHAFVLGACLLTEPDPVKAWRDVEHKQEKICAYLATKKDFRVTAAGTDLSYCAEGRVWINCCGKNNMPDGEVFTGPVEDSVSGRITFSFPGIFMGKEIEGIRLEFKDGRVVDASADRGEELLQTLLDTDEGSRRVGEAAIGTNYGITRFTRNMLFDEKIGGTCHFAIGQSLPGSGGINQSTLHWDMLCDLRTGGSYTADGEVFYSDGRFVKPIEF
- a CDS encoding ATP-binding protein; this encodes MNIKKTYSTADWLLGVLALLLIAGTAALYYLTAGGETDLGAIWPKLLFLPVLLAGWRFGLIGGAVSAIVGSAALAPQLIYYVGELDAAGWADLSELFALNLVGWCFGLMAEYHRRRSSEADRLTRDLGSANAELAELVGLRDRVSRIEKLESVNRLAGGVAHEIRNPLAAIKTTVQVTPQEGLTPEVRETFRVICEEVGRADAAVKRLLGRSRRRPEGGRVRLGELIAEAALLIRPRLGNLSLTVDATPEDCCVKGDADALRQALVNLLVNASEAAAGRIDVTLATEGDEALIRITDDGPGVGEKDQKRLFEPFFTTKPNGTGLGLFLARQAIQTCSGGIRYVPREGKGAVFEVNLPLSKSD